A single region of the Paramicrobacterium fandaimingii genome encodes:
- a CDS encoding enoyl-CoA hydratase/isomerase family protein, which produces MTANTRTATSAPGGRDVVTRADADGIATLTLDDPNAPVTVMNAAYVASMRAVVDGLERDRDSLRGVIVTSAKRSFCAGGDLALLRQTDPARAEDESARLDGIKHDLRRLETLGPPVVAVLNGSALGGGFELALACHRRIAVDDPRLRVGLPEVGLGLLPGAGGTVRLTRMIGIEAALRVILPAETMDAAAALEIGIIDQVAADVAAATASARDWIGAHPAPVKPWDERGFRIPGGNGSDARIADTLPGWIATAHAKAGNLPAPRAAMAAVVEGSLVDAETASQIETRYFVHLSHSEEARNLIDAFFDRQRVSDETEDARADVSAVVDEAVLAEAIAAVRAGADPEVVDRAARCAGWSDGVLKRVDTRALEPSESDWVDAPFADLVDRMLFAPALAASRVQAAEALGDAEVNVASIDAGFPAATGGAARFCQAYSGGAEGFAARAAVLAASYGPRFAPLPSAT; this is translated from the coding sequence ATGACCGCGAACACGAGAACCGCGACGTCGGCCCCCGGCGGGCGCGATGTCGTCACCCGCGCGGATGCTGACGGCATTGCAACGCTCACGCTCGACGATCCGAACGCGCCTGTCACCGTGATGAACGCTGCGTACGTCGCGAGCATGCGTGCCGTCGTCGATGGGCTCGAGCGAGACCGAGACTCACTGCGCGGCGTGATCGTGACGTCGGCGAAGCGCTCGTTCTGCGCGGGCGGCGACCTCGCCCTGCTGCGGCAGACTGACCCGGCGCGAGCAGAAGACGAGTCGGCCCGGCTCGACGGCATCAAGCACGATCTGAGACGTCTCGAGACGCTGGGCCCGCCCGTCGTCGCCGTGCTGAACGGTTCCGCACTCGGAGGAGGGTTCGAACTCGCGCTCGCCTGTCATCGCCGCATCGCCGTCGACGACCCGCGTCTGCGTGTCGGGCTCCCCGAAGTGGGACTCGGCCTGCTTCCGGGTGCGGGAGGCACGGTGCGCCTCACGCGCATGATCGGCATCGAGGCGGCGCTTCGCGTGATTCTGCCTGCGGAGACTATGGATGCCGCGGCCGCGCTCGAGATCGGCATCATCGACCAGGTCGCCGCTGATGTTGCTGCGGCGACAGCATCCGCCCGCGACTGGATCGGCGCGCACCCCGCCCCGGTGAAACCCTGGGATGAGCGCGGCTTTCGCATTCCGGGCGGCAACGGCAGCGACGCGCGCATTGCAGACACGCTGCCGGGCTGGATCGCCACCGCTCACGCGAAGGCGGGAAACCTGCCTGCTCCGCGTGCGGCGATGGCCGCCGTCGTCGAGGGCTCGCTCGTCGATGCCGAGACGGCGTCGCAGATCGAGACGCGATACTTCGTGCACCTGTCGCACTCGGAGGAGGCACGCAATCTCATCGACGCGTTCTTCGACAGGCAGCGGGTTTCTGATGAGACGGAGGATGCTCGCGCTGACGTGAGCGCCGTCGTCGACGAGGCGGTGCTGGCGGAGGCGATCGCGGCGGTGCGTGCGGGCGCCGACCCGGAGGTCGTCGACCGGGCCGCGCGGTGCGCTGGCTGGAGCGATGGTGTTCTGAAGCGGGTTGACACGCGTGCGCTCGAGCCGAGTGAGAGCGATTGGGTCGATGCCCCGTTTGCCGACTTGGTTGACCGGATGCTGTTCGCGCCGGCGCTCGCCGCATCACGTGTGCAGGCCGCTGAGGCTCTGGGTGATGCCGAGGTAAACGTCGCGTCGATCGACGCGGGCTTCCCCGCGGCGACCGGCGGGGCCGCGCGGTTCTGCCAGGCGTACTCGGGTGGTGCGGAGGGCTTTGCCGCGCGCGCCGCTGTGCTCGCGGCATCCTATGGTCCGCGTTTTGCGCCGCTGCCCAGTGCGACGTGA
- a CDS encoding DUF7507 domain-containing protein, with the protein MAESTGPQFLTLAFDGPVIRAVIEWTGIWQPAPLDPTIGVEVTGPGGTASGTFAGSESTDATGLPVTPAATAYGYAADITGLFTGNAAGTYTVTVTPPVDGIDGGENRWGGATITAIYDDSPCTIDSTTVWKTGVDYYYGGNSTSSPTTDLIVYDWGYPLLEDYTASFTTSAVGMDYDTSDCRASSIWVATGSGTAPSTNADLVDDDGVPNPALGGVEGVTNPFSPPNQPCPSAAVTVPVTSFTPGNVGPEQALVQFDMVIPAGSTWAAIQLESPRDNSGFPGQPENGIWAGAGLLLLPAFVPPEPDVALEKTVLEGADATCPGIEGTDERVAGDAGTRVTYCFTVTNTGEVPLNPVELSDSDLGVTQDDMTLVSGDDSVDLGPGEELVYSYSSTITASLVNTATVTGHPIDDGAPVTASNDAEVQQYVISGTVASFCEANAPYLAYDIRTTAPGTTATITFAGNGGSETVTVPIGEGEVLWPGASVGADGVGTDWPGWDQDADGTWFENPDNAYAWANGDVDVKVTVNPSTDPVTVAYPTGTSTCVTAPQPTDSSPDVPPAADDTPTSTQDALPLTGSADPVGPVGLAMALLLAGAGLVMFSRRRMRRS; encoded by the coding sequence ATGGCAGAATCCACGGGCCCTCAATTTCTCACTCTCGCGTTCGATGGTCCGGTCATCCGAGCCGTCATTGAGTGGACCGGCATCTGGCAACCTGCACCCCTTGACCCGACCATCGGCGTCGAGGTGACCGGCCCAGGTGGCACTGCCTCGGGCACGTTCGCTGGCTCCGAGTCAACGGACGCAACCGGCCTCCCCGTCACGCCGGCAGCCACCGCATATGGATACGCTGCCGATATCACCGGCCTGTTCACCGGCAATGCTGCGGGTACATACACGGTCACCGTGACACCTCCGGTCGATGGGATCGATGGAGGTGAGAACCGCTGGGGTGGCGCCACCATAACCGCAATCTACGACGATTCCCCGTGCACCATTGACTCCACAACAGTCTGGAAGACCGGTGTCGACTACTACTACGGCGGCAATTCCACCTCCTCGCCCACTACCGATCTCATCGTCTACGACTGGGGCTACCCGCTTCTCGAGGATTACACGGCTTCATTCACAACCTCGGCGGTTGGCATGGATTATGACACGTCGGACTGCCGGGCTTCATCGATCTGGGTAGCCACGGGCTCCGGTACGGCTCCGTCAACAAACGCCGATCTCGTCGATGACGACGGAGTTCCAAACCCCGCCCTCGGTGGCGTTGAGGGCGTCACCAACCCGTTCTCGCCGCCGAACCAGCCATGCCCTTCGGCGGCCGTCACCGTACCAGTGACGTCCTTCACCCCCGGCAACGTTGGCCCGGAACAGGCGTTGGTTCAGTTCGACATGGTGATTCCCGCGGGATCCACCTGGGCTGCCATCCAGCTCGAATCGCCCAGAGACAACAGCGGTTTCCCTGGCCAGCCTGAGAACGGCATCTGGGCCGGCGCCGGACTACTGCTCCTCCCTGCGTTCGTGCCACCCGAGCCAGATGTCGCGCTGGAGAAGACGGTCCTCGAGGGGGCCGATGCGACGTGCCCCGGCATCGAGGGCACTGACGAACGTGTCGCAGGCGATGCTGGGACCCGGGTTACATACTGCTTCACTGTCACCAACACCGGAGAGGTGCCGTTGAACCCCGTTGAGCTGTCCGATTCGGACCTGGGCGTCACCCAAGACGACATGACCCTGGTCTCCGGTGACGATTCTGTTGATCTGGGGCCCGGGGAGGAACTCGTCTACTCCTACTCCTCGACAATCACCGCCAGCCTCGTGAACACCGCCACTGTCACAGGGCACCCCATAGACGACGGTGCGCCGGTGACGGCGAGCAACGACGCTGAGGTACAGCAATACGTGATCAGCGGAACCGTCGCATCGTTCTGCGAGGCGAATGCCCCCTACCTCGCTTACGACATCCGAACAACCGCCCCGGGAACGACTGCCACCATCACGTTTGCCGGAAATGGCGGCTCCGAGACCGTGACCGTGCCGATCGGAGAAGGCGAGGTTCTCTGGCCCGGAGCCAGCGTCGGCGCGGATGGAGTCGGGACCGACTGGCCGGGTTGGGATCAGGATGCTGACGGAACCTGGTTCGAGAACCCGGACAATGCATATGCGTGGGCGAACGGGGACGTCGACGTCAAAGTCACTGTCAATCCCAGCACCGATCCGGTCACCGTTGCATACCCGACAGGCACATCAACGTGCGTGACGGCACCGCAGCCCACTGACTCGTCTCCAGACGTTCCTCCGGCAGCGGACGATACGCCCACGTCGACCCAGGACGCGCTTCCGCTGACCGGCAGCGCTGATCCGGTGGGCCCGGTCGGTCTGGCTATGGCACTGCTGCTGGCCGGAGCTGGGCTCGTGATGTTCTCGCGCAGGCGTATGCGGCGCTCGTAG
- a CDS encoding FMN-binding glutamate synthase family protein, whose protein sequence is MTKTSRALGTIAALGAGAVAALASYDLSQRKHSVLRNYPVIGHMRYLLEGIRPELQQYFIERNWDGRPYDRDTRSIIYERAKGTHGEQAFGTERDVNADGHEWLVHSSAPVKQPGDIPRVTIGGPDCTKPYSMALLNVSAMSFGALSANAVRAMNRGAHDGGFAQDTGEGGLSSYHLENGGDLIWEIGTGYFGTRTKDGRFDPKQFAEKASDDRVRCVSLKLSQGAKPGIGGVLPAPKVSPEIASVRGVPVHEKCVSPPHHQEFDTPAGLIRFIAHMRELSGGKPVGMKLCVGSRIEVLAMCKAMIEVGTAPDFIIVDGAEGGTGAAPLEYEDHVGMPLTQGLMIMHNALVGTGLRSTIRLGASGKIAAGNDIVKRLIQGADFTNAARAMMMAVGCIQAQRCHTDKCPVGVTTQNPRRARALDVDSKSTRVTNYQSATVAEAVRLMASMGVSDPSQLTPRMLRRNVDVHESQSYEELYEWLRPGELLEAAPESWAADWNRASADLFPMP, encoded by the coding sequence ATGACGAAGACGTCGCGGGCACTGGGCACCATTGCGGCCCTGGGCGCGGGAGCTGTTGCAGCACTCGCCTCATATGACCTGAGCCAACGCAAGCACTCTGTTCTGCGCAACTACCCTGTCATTGGGCATATGCGCTACCTGCTTGAAGGCATCCGCCCCGAACTGCAGCAGTACTTCATCGAACGCAACTGGGACGGCAGGCCGTACGACCGCGACACTCGCTCGATCATCTACGAGCGCGCCAAGGGAACCCACGGCGAGCAGGCCTTCGGCACCGAGCGCGACGTCAATGCTGACGGGCACGAATGGCTCGTTCACTCCAGCGCGCCGGTGAAGCAGCCTGGCGACATTCCGCGGGTGACCATCGGCGGCCCCGACTGCACGAAGCCGTACTCCATGGCGCTGCTGAACGTTTCGGCCATGAGCTTCGGAGCGTTGTCGGCGAATGCCGTGCGGGCGATGAATCGTGGCGCACACGACGGCGGCTTCGCCCAAGACACCGGCGAGGGTGGCCTGTCGAGTTATCACCTCGAGAACGGCGGCGACCTCATTTGGGAGATTGGCACCGGCTACTTCGGAACCCGAACGAAAGACGGCCGCTTCGACCCGAAGCAGTTTGCTGAAAAGGCGTCAGACGATCGCGTGCGATGCGTGTCGCTCAAGCTCAGCCAGGGAGCGAAGCCAGGAATCGGCGGCGTTCTGCCCGCCCCGAAAGTCTCGCCCGAGATCGCGAGCGTCCGCGGCGTTCCCGTGCACGAGAAGTGCGTGAGTCCGCCGCATCACCAGGAGTTCGACACGCCAGCTGGGCTGATCCGGTTCATCGCTCACATGCGGGAGCTCTCCGGGGGCAAACCCGTTGGAATGAAACTCTGCGTCGGGTCGCGCATCGAAGTGCTCGCGATGTGCAAGGCGATGATCGAGGTGGGCACGGCCCCCGATTTCATCATCGTCGATGGCGCGGAGGGAGGCACCGGTGCCGCACCACTCGAATATGAAGACCATGTGGGCATGCCGCTCACGCAGGGCCTCATGATCATGCACAACGCCCTCGTCGGCACCGGATTGCGCAGCACCATCCGTCTCGGTGCCAGCGGCAAGATTGCTGCGGGCAATGACATTGTCAAGCGGCTTATTCAGGGTGCCGACTTCACAAACGCGGCCAGAGCGATGATGATGGCGGTCGGATGCATTCAGGCACAGCGCTGCCACACCGATAAGTGCCCCGTCGGCGTGACAACTCAGAACCCACGTCGAGCGCGTGCGCTCGACGTGGACAGCAAGAGCACCCGCGTCACCAACTACCAGAGCGCGACGGTCGCAGAGGCCGTTCGCCTGATGGCATCCATGGGTGTGAGCGACCCGTCGCAGTTGACGCCCCGGATGCTGCGTCGCAACGTTGATGTGCACGAGAGCCAGTCGTATGAAGAGCTCTACGAGTGGCTGCGCCCCGGCGAACTGCTCGAGGCCGCACCCGAGTCGTGGGCAGCCGATTGGAACCGCGCGAGCGCAGATCTCTTTCCGATGCCGTGA
- a CDS encoding acetyl-CoA C-acetyltransferase codes for MPGEAFIYDVVRTPRGKNRGGALHSTKPLDLVTGLVEALRQRHPTLNPDMIDDMVLGVVSPVGEQGSDIARTAALAAGLPETVPGVQLNRFCASGLEAVNIGAQKVASGFEDLVLAGGVESMSRVPLGSDGGAIAHDPTTAWDSGFVPQGIGADLIATIERFTRRQVDEFAAESQRRAEQAWADGRYENSVVPVTDITGKMLLDTDEHRRSGTSADALANLPAAFARIGEFGFDDVALGRYPEVPHIDHVHTAGNSSGIVDGAALAVIGSREIGERLGLTPRARIVQTAVVGSDPTIMLTGPGPATRKALERAGLTASDIDLFEVNEAFASVVLRWMREMDVPHEKVNVNGGAIALGHPLGATGAMLVATLLDELERRDLHRGLITLCVGSGMGIATIIERV; via the coding sequence ATGCCGGGCGAAGCTTTCATCTACGACGTCGTGCGCACGCCGCGCGGCAAGAACCGCGGCGGTGCGCTGCACAGCACGAAACCCCTTGACCTAGTCACAGGGCTTGTAGAGGCACTGCGACAGCGGCATCCGACCCTCAATCCCGACATGATCGACGACATGGTGCTCGGCGTCGTCTCGCCGGTGGGTGAGCAGGGAAGCGACATCGCCCGCACCGCAGCGCTCGCCGCCGGGCTGCCTGAAACGGTTCCCGGCGTGCAGCTGAATCGCTTTTGCGCCTCGGGGCTCGAAGCTGTGAACATCGGCGCGCAGAAGGTTGCCTCGGGGTTCGAAGACCTTGTGCTCGCCGGCGGCGTCGAGTCGATGTCGCGCGTTCCCCTCGGCAGCGACGGCGGTGCCATCGCCCACGACCCCACAACGGCGTGGGACTCCGGGTTCGTTCCGCAGGGAATCGGGGCCGACCTCATCGCCACAATCGAGCGATTCACCCGCCGACAGGTCGACGAATTCGCCGCCGAATCGCAGCGCCGAGCAGAGCAGGCGTGGGCAGACGGGCGCTATGAGAACTCCGTCGTGCCCGTCACAGACATCACGGGCAAGATGCTGCTCGACACCGACGAGCACCGCAGATCGGGAACGAGCGCCGACGCTCTTGCGAACCTCCCGGCAGCCTTCGCCCGCATCGGGGAGTTCGGCTTCGACGACGTGGCCCTTGGCCGATACCCGGAAGTTCCGCACATCGACCACGTGCACACGGCGGGCAATTCGTCTGGAATCGTCGACGGGGCTGCGCTCGCCGTGATCGGCAGCCGCGAGATCGGTGAACGGCTCGGGCTGACCCCGCGGGCGCGCATCGTGCAGACCGCGGTTGTGGGAAGCGACCCGACAATCATGCTCACCGGCCCCGGCCCGGCAACACGCAAAGCGCTCGAGCGCGCTGGCCTGACGGCATCCGATATCGATCTGTTCGAGGTGAACGAGGCGTTCGCCTCTGTTGTGCTGCGGTGGATGCGCGAGATGGACGTGCCGCACGAGAAGGTGAACGTCAACGGCGGGGCGATTGCGCTCGGCCACCCGCTCGGCGCGACAGGAGCAATGCTCGTCGCCACGCTGCTTGACGAACTTGAGCGACGCGACCTGCACCGCGGCCTCATCACCCTGTGCGTGGGCTCGGGCATGGGCATCGCGACGATCATCGAGCGAGTGTGA
- a CDS encoding GntR family transcriptional regulator — translation MAQLEEKTLPLSVFVDLDRNGPVPLYYQISQRLEKAIREDVLPAGSRLENEVALAQRLGLSRPTIRRAIQELVDKGLLVRRRGIGTQVVHGRVTRNVELTSLFDDLERSGQTPKTVVLSSERGTADAETAELLGVEAGSPVLHLTRLRSADGVPLAILDNVLPEEFIDLSIDDLAKYGLYQMLRTRGVTMRVAKQTIGARAASQREAELLDVGKGGPVLTMSRTAFDNSGKAIEHGRHCYRPDLYSFEITLVDR, via the coding sequence GTGGCGCAGTTGGAAGAGAAGACCCTGCCGCTGAGCGTCTTCGTCGATCTTGACCGCAACGGCCCCGTTCCGCTCTATTATCAAATCTCCCAGCGCCTCGAGAAGGCGATTCGCGAAGACGTTCTTCCCGCGGGATCGCGCCTTGAGAACGAGGTGGCGTTGGCTCAACGCCTCGGTCTGTCGCGCCCCACGATTCGCCGAGCGATTCAAGAGCTCGTCGACAAGGGCCTTCTCGTTCGGCGGCGCGGCATCGGCACGCAGGTTGTCCATGGGCGTGTGACGCGCAACGTCGAACTGACGAGCCTCTTCGACGACCTCGAGCGCTCGGGTCAGACACCGAAAACCGTCGTTCTCTCCAGTGAACGGGGAACAGCGGATGCCGAGACCGCAGAGCTCCTCGGCGTCGAAGCGGGCAGCCCGGTGCTGCACCTCACGCGGTTGCGCTCTGCCGATGGCGTTCCGCTGGCTATTCTCGACAATGTGCTTCCCGAGGAGTTCATCGACCTGAGCATCGACGATCTTGCGAAGTATGGTCTCTACCAGATGCTGCGAACGCGCGGCGTGACGATGCGGGTAGCGAAGCAGACCATCGGAGCCCGCGCGGCATCTCAGCGTGAAGCCGAGCTTCTCGATGTCGGGAAGGGCGGCCCGGTTCTGACGATGTCGCGCACGGCGTTCGACAACTCGGGCAAGGCAATTGAGCACGGCCGCCACTGCTATCGTCCCGACCTCTACTCGTTCGAGATCACCCTCGTCGATCGCTGA
- a CDS encoding threonine/serine exporter family protein — MSSPSERLAVGQLGALLLDAGVSVTDTRTMLVDSIPQTLRDELSIAVLPANVFIGETATANASIVESPKEDLSLLQAARTHRLMQRLAAGTNTLQEAAAQIASIRAERPRHPDLRWVLGNALISAGLATLFRCPWWAIVLALVVGILVGGVMTWVRRLPGSVAILPFLAAFVSTLLVGGAAQALALGDVPLFAICAPVALLVPGALITNSLLELTSVDTVTGTSRLIYGTIMLGFMAAGIAAGVAITGVQINAASASRIGETLSLSTAATGWQGFPPTWFAWLGVVVLAIGVGVAFGADHVLIMVTIVMMVVTYGMLVGLGVLVGDVAAAGITACILFIAARLLERTTRIAPAVAFFQPAFLLLVPGTVGLVALTSLEGDSLFAALGTFVSLCIGTKLGAIVFDVGRSRRRGRDTLSPTAS; from the coding sequence ATGTCTAGCCCGAGTGAACGTCTCGCCGTCGGGCAGCTCGGCGCGCTGCTTCTCGATGCCGGAGTGTCGGTCACCGACACCCGCACGATGCTCGTCGACAGCATCCCGCAGACCCTTCGCGACGAGCTGAGCATCGCCGTTCTGCCCGCGAACGTCTTCATCGGCGAAACGGCGACGGCGAACGCATCGATCGTCGAGTCGCCGAAAGAAGATCTCTCGCTGCTGCAGGCCGCGCGCACGCACCGTCTGATGCAACGCCTCGCAGCGGGCACAAACACGCTGCAGGAGGCAGCGGCTCAGATCGCCTCGATCCGCGCCGAACGCCCGCGGCATCCTGACCTGCGCTGGGTCCTCGGCAACGCCCTCATCTCGGCTGGCCTCGCCACGCTGTTCCGCTGCCCCTGGTGGGCGATCGTGCTGGCGCTCGTCGTCGGCATTCTCGTCGGCGGCGTCATGACGTGGGTGCGCCGCCTGCCCGGCTCCGTCGCGATTCTGCCGTTTCTCGCGGCCTTCGTCTCGACGCTGCTCGTCGGCGGCGCTGCCCAGGCGCTCGCTCTCGGCGACGTTCCGCTGTTCGCGATCTGCGCGCCCGTCGCGCTGCTCGTTCCCGGCGCCCTCATCACCAACTCGCTTCTCGAGCTCACCTCTGTCGACACCGTCACCGGCACGTCGCGGCTCATCTACGGCACCATCATGCTCGGCTTCATGGCGGCAGGCATCGCCGCGGGGGTCGCGATCACGGGCGTGCAGATCAATGCGGCATCCGCCTCACGCATCGGCGAGACACTCTCGCTCTCGACGGCCGCAACCGGTTGGCAGGGGTTTCCGCCCACCTGGTTCGCGTGGCTCGGCGTCGTCGTTCTTGCCATTGGCGTCGGCGTCGCTTTCGGAGCAGACCATGTTCTCATCATGGTGACCATCGTGATGATGGTCGTCACATACGGGATGCTCGTCGGCCTCGGCGTGCTCGTCGGCGATGTCGCCGCGGCCGGGATCACCGCCTGCATCCTGTTCATCGCGGCGCGGCTGCTTGAGCGCACGACGCGCATCGCACCGGCCGTCGCGTTCTTTCAGCCCGCGTTTCTGCTGCTCGTGCCCGGCACCGTCGGCCTCGTCGCGTTGACGTCGCTCGAAGGCGACTCTCTCTTCGCCGCACTCGGAACGTTCGTCAGCCTCTGCATCGGCACGAAGTTGGGCGCCATCGTCTTCGACGTCGGCCGATCCCGCCGCCGCGGGCGCGACACGCTGTCGCCGACGGCATCCTGA
- a CDS encoding acylphosphatase — protein MERKFVVVTGIVQGVGFRFSAQREAERLGVTGRVRNRNDGSVEVAVQGTAQRVADMLRWLRTGPESANVRSFEVTDVVPVDDETQFSITG, from the coding sequence ATGGAGCGCAAGTTTGTTGTCGTGACCGGCATTGTGCAGGGCGTCGGGTTTCGGTTCTCCGCGCAGCGGGAAGCCGAGCGGCTCGGCGTGACGGGCAGGGTGCGCAACCGCAATGACGGCTCCGTCGAGGTCGCCGTGCAGGGAACCGCGCAGCGTGTCGCCGACATGCTGCGCTGGCTGCGCACCGGCCCGGAGTCGGCGAACGTGCGCAGCTTCGAGGTCACCGACGTCGTGCCCGTCGATGACGAAACGCAGTTCTCGATCACGGGCTGA
- a CDS encoding 3-methyladenine DNA glycosylase: protein MTTHAALTDQGVLAHDPWASREIAHQQRADAFTAGWRARKISGEQHPIDDFLFTYYSYKPSILRRWHPGAGVELADAAHMPRAEWKWYVPGEVPGSLRVDAAAYLRAKGAGVTAIRRILERTAARPGQFSCFGLHEWAMVYRQGEHRHEVPLRLGQKGTDAVVDTHSIQCSHFDAYRFFTPQAAPLNRMRPTRESAPELEQPGCLHAGMDVYKWTIKLGPLVPGEVLLDAFELARDIRWLDMAASPYDVSEWGAEPIAIETSEGKAEYVRRQRDFAERSNELRRRVINALDAAERAGR from the coding sequence ATGACCACTCACGCCGCGCTGACAGACCAGGGAGTGCTCGCACACGACCCGTGGGCATCGCGCGAGATCGCGCACCAGCAGCGTGCAGACGCGTTCACGGCCGGGTGGCGTGCGCGCAAGATCAGTGGCGAGCAGCATCCGATCGACGATTTTCTCTTCACCTACTACTCGTACAAACCGAGCATTCTGCGCCGTTGGCATCCGGGAGCGGGCGTCGAGCTCGCGGATGCCGCGCATATGCCGCGAGCGGAATGGAAGTGGTACGTGCCGGGAGAGGTGCCAGGTTCGCTGCGTGTCGATGCCGCCGCCTACCTCCGGGCGAAGGGCGCGGGGGTCACGGCGATTCGACGCATTCTCGAGCGCACCGCGGCGCGCCCAGGCCAGTTCAGCTGCTTCGGTCTTCACGAATGGGCGATGGTGTATCGGCAGGGGGAGCATCGGCACGAGGTTCCGCTACGCCTGGGGCAGAAGGGCACGGATGCTGTCGTCGACACGCACAGCATTCAGTGCAGCCACTTCGACGCGTACCGCTTCTTCACCCCGCAGGCAGCTCCTCTCAACCGGATGCGCCCCACGCGGGAGTCAGCTCCGGAGCTCGAACAGCCGGGATGCCTGCACGCGGGAATGGACGTGTACAAATGGACGATCAAGCTCGGGCCGCTCGTGCCTGGCGAGGTGCTGCTCGATGCGTTCGAGCTGGCGCGAGACATTCGCTGGCTCGACATGGCGGCCTCGCCCTATGACGTGAGCGAGTGGGGAGCCGAGCCCATCGCGATCGAAACGTCAGAGGGCAAGGCAGAGTACGTCAGGCGGCAGCGTGACTTTGCCGAGCGATCAAACGAGCTGCGCCGCCGCGTGATCAACGCGCTGGATGCCGCGGAGCGCGCTGGCCGCTGA
- a CDS encoding metal-dependent hydrolase family protein — MTAFALTHVSIVTADRDGTVLPDHTLLVGQGGTIEQVGPASGVEVPRGYREISGTGRFVMPGLINAHAHLFSDGKPLPPILLNESAEKAVSIFMHSPVGDRWLKRRTKRAVLAQMNTGVTTIRSLGDPGYEVVKVAAEIDGGAYIGPRLIASGPLMAVSGGHGAPQIALISDNPWDARRNVRINLRHGVTAIKIAATGGVTDAKAIGEAGRPQMTEEEMTAICEEAHNAGVLVAAHAQSAEGIVRALRAGVDTIEHGAAMNDEIIELFRSNPKSLHGSSALIPTLTAALPIVKLPLETTGVTEINRVNAVMVLDEMLRGITDARENDIALGMGTDSSLTFVTHYNTWREIDLVIRHGNVPAARALHAATQANATILGIDDVTGSVEVGKSADLIVTNANPLDDIRTLSQPHAVVVRGSLIESPTIERFPEIDEKLDTL; from the coding sequence ATGACAGCATTCGCGCTCACTCACGTCAGCATCGTCACGGCAGACCGCGACGGCACGGTTCTGCCTGACCACACGCTGCTCGTGGGGCAGGGCGGAACGATCGAGCAGGTTGGGCCGGCCAGCGGCGTGGAGGTGCCTCGGGGCTACCGGGAGATCAGCGGGACGGGCAGATTCGTCATGCCGGGACTCATCAACGCGCACGCACACCTGTTCTCAGACGGCAAGCCACTTCCGCCGATTCTGCTCAACGAATCGGCAGAGAAGGCCGTGTCGATATTCATGCACAGTCCCGTCGGCGATCGATGGCTGAAACGGCGCACCAAAAGGGCAGTCCTCGCTCAGATGAACACGGGCGTGACGACGATTCGCAGCCTCGGCGACCCCGGATACGAGGTCGTGAAAGTCGCGGCAGAGATCGACGGCGGCGCGTACATCGGGCCGCGGCTGATCGCGAGCGGGCCCCTCATGGCCGTCAGCGGCGGCCACGGCGCACCCCAGATAGCGCTGATCAGTGACAACCCCTGGGACGCCCGCCGCAACGTGCGCATCAACCTGCGGCACGGAGTCACGGCGATCAAGATTGCCGCGACAGGCGGCGTCACCGATGCCAAAGCGATCGGGGAAGCCGGGCGCCCACAGATGACCGAGGAAGAGATGACGGCGATCTGCGAAGAGGCCCACAACGCCGGGGTTCTCGTCGCCGCGCATGCGCAGAGCGCCGAGGGAATCGTTCGCGCTCTGCGCGCCGGGGTCGACACCATCGAGCATGGCGCCGCGATGAACGACGAGATCATCGAGCTCTTCCGGAGCAACCCGAAGTCGCTGCACGGATCGTCGGCGCTCATTCCGACCCTCACGGCTGCCTTGCCGATCGTGAAACTGCCGCTCGAGACGACGGGGGTCACGGAGATCAATCGGGTGAACGCGGTGATGGTGCTCGACGAGATGCTGCGGGGAATCACGGATGCACGTGAGAACGACATCGCCCTGGGAATGGGCACCGATTCGTCGCTCACGTTTGTGACGCACTACAACACATGGCGCGAGATCGACCTCGTCATTCGACACGGCAACGTGCCCGCCGCACGCGCGTTGCACGCAGCGACGCAGGCAAACGCGACGATTCTCGGCATCGACGACGTCACCGGTTCGGTCGAGGTGGGCAAGAGCGCCGACCTCATCGTGACGAATGCGAACCCGCTCGACGACATCCGTACACTCTCGCAGCCGCACGCTGTCGTCGTGCGAGGCAGCCTGATCGAGTCGCCGACCATCGAGCGTTTTCCCGAGATCGATGAGAAGCTCGATACACTCTGA